From one Paenibacillus sp. FSL K6-1330 genomic stretch:
- a CDS encoding glycine betaine/L-proline ABC transporter ATP-binding protein, with the protein MAILQVNKVSKLFGANPEQGIQLLEQGWSKARIAKEKNITVGVNRVSFDIHEGEIFVIMGLSGSGKSTLVRLLNRLIEPTSGEILIHGKDLRKMNKEQLRDVRRKKISMVFQKFALFPHRSVVENVEYGLEIQKIDKSKRHEAAMKSLELVGLKGWEEKMPDQLSGGMQQRVGLARALANDPEILLMDEAFSALDPLIRRDMQDELIELQDKMKKTIVFITHDLDEALRIGDRIALMKDGSIVQIGTPEEILTQPANDYVERFVEDVDLSKVLTASRVMRRPETITMDRGPRVALELMRERGISNLFVIDRSKKLLGVITAEDASDAMKNNRKLEDILITDGPSVGPDTLLNELFEITSMAKVPLAVVDETGRLMGVIVRGAVLGALAGESKSEEVTQDA; encoded by the coding sequence TTGGCTATTCTGCAAGTTAACAAAGTCAGCAAATTGTTCGGCGCGAATCCGGAACAAGGGATTCAATTGCTGGAGCAAGGCTGGAGTAAAGCGCGAATTGCGAAAGAAAAAAATATAACGGTTGGCGTTAACCGTGTCAGCTTCGATATCCACGAGGGCGAGATTTTTGTCATCATGGGGTTGTCAGGCAGCGGTAAATCTACGTTGGTCCGTTTGCTAAATCGGTTGATTGAACCAACATCGGGCGAAATATTGATTCACGGCAAGGATCTCCGAAAAATGAACAAGGAACAGCTGCGTGATGTACGTCGCAAAAAAATCAGCATGGTGTTCCAGAAATTCGCCTTATTCCCTCATCGCTCGGTTGTAGAGAATGTGGAATACGGATTGGAAATTCAAAAGATAGACAAAAGCAAGCGGCACGAAGCGGCCATGAAGTCGCTCGAGCTTGTAGGTTTGAAAGGCTGGGAGGAAAAAATGCCCGATCAGCTTAGCGGCGGCATGCAGCAGCGTGTCGGGCTTGCCCGTGCACTCGCCAATGATCCGGAGATTCTGCTGATGGATGAGGCTTTCAGCGCATTGGATCCGCTCATCCGCAGAGACATGCAGGACGAATTGATCGAACTTCAGGACAAAATGAAAAAAACCATCGTGTTCATTACTCATGACCTGGACGAAGCTCTTCGGATCGGCGACCGCATTGCCTTGATGAAGGACGGTTCGATTGTACAGATCGGAACGCCGGAAGAAATCTTGACCCAGCCTGCCAACGATTATGTTGAGCGGTTCGTGGAAGATGTGGATCTGTCCAAGGTGCTTACCGCATCACGGGTTATGCGCCGTCCGGAGACCATTACGATGGATCGTGGACCTCGCGTGGCGCTTGAGCTGATGCGTGAACGGGGGATTTCGAACCTGTTCGTCATTGACCGTTCCAAGAAGCTGCTTGGCGTCATTACGGCCGAAGATGCATCCGATGCCATGAAGAATAACCGCAAGCTTGAGGATATTCTCATCACAGACGGTCCGAGTGTTGGACCCGATACATTGCTGAATGAATTGTTTGAAATTACGAGTATGGCTAAAGTGCCATTGGCCGTTGTGGATGAGACCGGCAGGTTGATGGGCGTTATCGTCCGCGGTGCTGTTCTTGGTGCCCTGGCCGGAGAAAGCAAGAGCGAGGAGGTGACGCAAGATGCCTAA
- a CDS encoding proline/glycine betaine ABC transporter permease has product MPKIPLASWVDSLVEWMGDVFSGFFDAISFIIKNVVQLFTDLFMLPHPYLFIVILAVIAYLLGRLPLTLFTAIGFLLIDNLGYWSQTMSTLSLVITAALISVILGVPLGIWAAYSKSASRVIIPVLDFMQTMPAFVYLLPAVTFFSLGVVPGVIASVIFAIPPTIRLTRLGIMQVSGELTEAADAFGSTSGQKLFKVQLPLAMPTLMAGINQTIMLSLSMVVIASMIGAQGIGAEVYRAVTQLQIGKGFEAGLAVVILAIVLDRFTQNIFKTKKRGA; this is encoded by the coding sequence ATGCCTAAGATCCCTCTCGCAAGCTGGGTTGATTCCTTGGTCGAATGGATGGGAGACGTCTTCTCCGGTTTCTTTGACGCCATCTCCTTCATTATCAAAAACGTTGTGCAGCTGTTTACGGATTTGTTCATGCTCCCTCATCCGTACCTGTTCATTGTCATCCTGGCTGTCATTGCCTATCTATTAGGCCGTCTGCCGTTGACATTGTTTACAGCCATCGGTTTTCTGCTCATCGATAACTTGGGCTATTGGTCACAGACCATGAGCACGCTCAGTCTGGTTATCACGGCAGCCTTGATCTCCGTTATACTGGGTGTTCCTCTGGGTATATGGGCGGCCTACAGCAAGTCGGCATCCCGCGTGATCATACCGGTTCTCGACTTTATGCAAACCATGCCGGCGTTTGTATACTTGCTCCCTGCCGTCACATTCTTCAGCTTGGGCGTAGTTCCAGGGGTTATCGCTTCGGTTATCTTCGCCATTCCGCCAACGATTCGCCTGACCCGCCTTGGCATTATGCAAGTATCAGGTGAACTGACGGAGGCTGCAGATGCATTCGGTTCGACTTCCGGGCAGAAATTGTTCAAGGTTCAGCTTCCGCTGGCCATGCCGACCTTGATGGCCGGCATTAACCAGACCATCATGCTGTCCTTGTCAATGGTCGTTATTGCTTCGATGATCGGTGCCCAAGGTATCGGTGCTGAGGTCTACCGGGCCGTAACTCAGCTGCAAATTGGTAAAGGGTTTGAAGCTGGCTTGGCTGTCGTCATTTTGGCGATTGTCCTCGACCGCTTTACACAAAATATATTTAAAACGAAAAAAAGGGGTGCTTAA
- a CDS encoding glycine betaine ABC transporter substrate-binding protein: protein MKKQKFWLLLSLAAILVLSACGQGGNGGTDGTTDKGTDGGATASLGDQVKHEIIGIDPGAGIMKAAAAAIDEYGLTDWKLIEGSGAAMTATLNKAIKNEDPIIITGWTPHWMFAKYDLKYLEDPKKVFGEAEEIHTVVRLGLKEDHPEAYKFLSNFKWTSDDMGQIMTAIQEGQDPEAAAKEWADSNAEKVDAWLEGVQPVDGKSFKFSYVAWDSEIASTNLLKVIMEEKLGYKVDALQVEAGPMWTGVANGDVDATVAAWLPLTHADYWDKFKDQVEDLGANMEGVKTGLVVPSYVEANSIEDLK, encoded by the coding sequence TTGAAGAAACAAAAGTTTTGGTTGCTGCTAAGCTTGGCTGCTATTTTGGTTCTGTCTGCTTGCGGACAGGGCGGAAACGGCGGCACGGATGGAACAACGGACAAAGGGACTGACGGCGGTGCTACTGCTTCCCTCGGCGACCAAGTGAAACATGAAATCATCGGTATTGATCCAGGTGCAGGTATTATGAAAGCTGCGGCTGCAGCGATTGATGAATATGGATTGACCGACTGGAAACTGATCGAAGGCTCCGGTGCTGCCATGACCGCAACCCTTAACAAAGCCATCAAGAACGAAGATCCCATCATTATTACCGGTTGGACACCGCACTGGATGTTTGCCAAATATGACCTGAAGTATTTGGAAGATCCGAAGAAAGTATTCGGTGAAGCGGAAGAGATCCACACCGTTGTCCGTCTTGGACTGAAAGAAGATCATCCGGAAGCTTACAAGTTCCTGAGCAATTTCAAGTGGACATCCGACGATATGGGTCAGATTATGACGGCAATCCAAGAAGGCCAAGACCCTGAGGCTGCCGCTAAAGAATGGGCAGACAGCAACGCAGAGAAAGTGGATGCCTGGCTTGAAGGCGTTCAGCCGGTTGACGGCAAAAGCTTCAAGTTCAGTTATGTAGCCTGGGATTCGGAGATTGCCAGCACCAACCTGCTGAAAGTGATCATGGAAGAGAAGCTCGGATACAAAGTTGACGCGCTTCAAGTAGAAGCTGGCCCAATGTGGACCGGCGTTGCCAATGGCGACGTGGATGCAACCGTAGCAGCATGGCTTCCATTGACGCATGCCGACTATTGGGATAAGTTCAAGGACCAAGTCGAAGACCTTGGCGCTAACATGGAAGGCGTAAAAACCGGCCTGGTGGTTCCGTCTTACGTGGAGGCAAATTCGATTGAGGATCTGAAGTAA
- a CDS encoding DUF6081 family protein — protein MEQQRVFGDFHSILSETGTWKIGGFPLPDGSFWEYREPNAVVIVRNGILYVRAPLSRQNDQIQILDNAKHMYYSNEEVEVPESGEVTFELQIRARTQGTVPGDLYDGYVSLNLLDFSTGAALDFFASNDKYASVYAVLPFPGVQVPESDKTRYFCIFKEEDTHFTPREFNTYKITYNRAEDEAIFYVNGEEIRREKNIPIKFNKFTIALGIMTEKDLTPQGSVSVHGQTVIAEYSPVTVTIKE, from the coding sequence ATGGAACAACAACGCGTTTTTGGTGATTTTCACTCTATCCTGTCCGAGACCGGGACTTGGAAGATCGGCGGTTTCCCGCTGCCGGACGGTTCATTCTGGGAATATCGCGAGCCGAATGCGGTCGTGATCGTCCGCAACGGCATCCTGTACGTGCGCGCGCCGCTGAGCCGCCAGAATGATCAGATCCAAATTCTCGATAATGCCAAGCATATGTATTATTCCAACGAAGAGGTGGAAGTGCCGGAATCCGGCGAGGTCACGTTCGAGCTGCAAATTCGGGCACGCACCCAAGGTACGGTTCCCGGCGACTTGTATGACGGCTATGTATCTTTGAATCTGCTTGATTTCAGCACGGGCGCAGCACTGGACTTTTTTGCTTCGAATGACAAGTATGCCAGCGTGTATGCCGTTCTGCCGTTCCCGGGTGTGCAGGTGCCGGAATCGGACAAGACCCGTTACTTCTGCATTTTCAAAGAGGAGGATACACACTTCACGCCGCGGGAATTCAACACATATAAAATCACGTATAACCGTGCCGAGGACGAAGCAATCTTCTACGTGAACGGCGAAGAGATCCGCCGGGAGAAGAACATCCCGATCAAGTTCAACAAATTCACTATCGCGCTTGGCATCATGACCGAAAAAGACCTTACGCCGCAGGGCAGCGTATCCGTGCATGGACAAACCGTCATTGCCGAATACTCTCCCGTAACGGTTACGATAAAAGAGTAG
- a CDS encoding prenyltransferase, whose amino-acid sequence MDALEQFKKASRIKVIPVMLIPVALGALGAYVWTGEVHLGLFLLTLIGSGAAHLFSNMVNDLWDYKNGTDTEAQEHVDAISTNSGFLTKGVWSLRKFEIVTWTLFGIAALSGIILSLISGWWAFVFGGLGGLIAYFYVAPPIQFGYRGKGFSEIAILLSFGILPVMGAYYVQTSHMDVRALLLSLPIGLLTTLILFNHHFLHWQADRQAGKKTLVVVWGEKRALNFSRVLLLLACLSLIACVLAGALPPYALIALLTMIPLYLVYGRLKDSNRSEAYLPLMGASTMTTMRCGGMLILSLLIQGIIQTL is encoded by the coding sequence GTGGATGCCCTTGAACAGTTTAAAAAAGCTTCCCGAATCAAAGTAATTCCTGTTATGCTGATTCCGGTTGCTTTGGGAGCACTCGGGGCTTATGTATGGACAGGTGAAGTTCATTTAGGCCTCTTTTTATTGACCTTGATCGGGAGCGGCGCTGCCCATCTGTTCTCCAATATGGTGAACGATTTGTGGGATTATAAGAATGGAACGGACACGGAAGCGCAGGAGCATGTGGATGCGATCTCCACGAACTCCGGTTTTCTGACGAAGGGCGTCTGGTCGCTCCGTAAATTCGAGATCGTTACCTGGACGCTGTTCGGGATTGCTGCGCTGAGCGGGATTATCCTCAGTTTGATCAGTGGCTGGTGGGCTTTCGTCTTCGGCGGACTTGGCGGGTTGATCGCTTATTTCTATGTCGCACCGCCAATTCAATTCGGATATCGCGGCAAGGGTTTCAGCGAGATTGCGATTCTGCTATCCTTTGGTATTTTGCCGGTGATGGGCGCATACTACGTTCAAACCTCACATATGGATGTCCGGGCGCTGCTGCTGTCACTGCCCATCGGGCTGCTGACCACGCTGATTTTGTTTAATCATCACTTTTTGCATTGGCAGGCGGACCGTCAGGCCGGGAAGAAGACCCTGGTTGTGGTATGGGGTGAAAAGAGAGCCCTGAACTTCTCTCGAGTTCTGCTGCTGCTGGCATGCTTGTCTTTGATCGCCTGCGTATTGGCCGGGGCGCTTCCGCCTTACGCATTAATTGCACTGCTTACGATGATTCCGTTGTATCTTGTCTATGGAAGACTGAAGGACAGCAACCGCTCCGAAGCGTATTTACCGCTGATGGGCGCCTCAACGATGACGACTATGCGCTGCGGCGGCATGCTGATCCTGTCATTGCTCATCCAGGGAATCATTCAGACTTTGTAA
- a CDS encoding LacI family DNA-binding transcriptional regulator has protein sequence MANIKEIAKMAGVSVSTVSRVLNNHPYVREDKRTRVLETMKQLKYARNMNAVHLITGKTMNIAIMLPFINHAYFSLLMEGAGQEALAASYRLILCQTGYAPDKEVEVLEMLRNREIDGIIILSSAVTPKQIEAYCAYGPIVCCQDAGERLFSSIYINHAEAFRSAMQYLIKRGHRRIGFTVGRLDSPSTRARQVAYEEVLKEIGEPYRQEWILDGCIDLEDGAAIMDRLSAMEERPSSLLVTGDHVAAGLIYEAEKRGLSIPQELAVIGFDNQPIGKMLGLTTIDNRLFDMGSEAFKMLYAHIQGEQEEPIRKELAFELIERSSV, from the coding sequence GTGGCTAATATTAAAGAGATTGCCAAGATGGCAGGCGTTTCGGTGTCAACGGTATCCCGGGTGCTGAACAATCATCCCTATGTCAGAGAAGATAAGCGGACACGCGTGTTGGAGACCATGAAACAGCTGAAATACGCCCGGAATATGAATGCGGTCCATCTGATTACAGGGAAAACGATGAATATTGCTATCATGCTGCCGTTTATTAATCATGCCTACTTCTCCTTGCTGATGGAGGGAGCCGGCCAAGAAGCGCTTGCCGCTAGCTATCGCCTGATCCTGTGCCAAACTGGGTATGCGCCAGATAAGGAAGTGGAAGTGCTGGAGATGCTGCGTAACCGCGAGATTGACGGCATCATTATTTTATCATCGGCCGTGACTCCAAAACAGATCGAAGCCTACTGCGCTTACGGACCGATCGTATGCTGTCAGGATGCGGGCGAACGATTATTTTCTTCTATATATATAAACCATGCGGAGGCATTTCGCAGTGCCATGCAATATTTGATAAAGCGGGGACATCGACGCATCGGCTTCACGGTGGGAAGACTGGACAGTCCGAGCACGAGAGCGCGCCAAGTGGCGTATGAAGAAGTGCTTAAGGAGATCGGAGAGCCTTACCGACAGGAATGGATATTGGATGGCTGTATCGATCTGGAGGACGGTGCGGCGATTATGGATCGACTGTCCGCTATGGAGGAACGTCCAAGTAGTTTGCTGGTAACGGGTGACCATGTGGCCGCCGGATTGATCTATGAAGCCGAGAAGAGAGGACTGTCCATTCCGCAAGAGCTCGCTGTCATCGGATTCGACAACCAGCCGATCGGTAAAATGCTGGGTCTCACCACGATTGATAACCGACTGTTTGATATGGGCTCCGAGGCCTTCAAGATGCTGTATGCGCATATTCAAGGGGAGCAGGAAGAGCCGATTCGCAAGGAGCTTGCCTTCGAGCTGATCGAACGTTCATCGGTATAA
- a CDS encoding phosphoenolpyruvate hydrolase family protein, which translates to MAMTTRAEVLAKLKSEVAAGKVLLGAGAGTGISAKSAEAGGVDLIIIYNSGRYRMAGRGSLAGLMAYGDANQIVVDMGNEVLPVVKHTPVLAGVCGTDPFRIMDIFLKQLKEQGFAGVQNFPTVGLIDGVFRANLEETGMGYDLEVEMIRKAHELDMLTTPYVFDVDQAKKMAEAGADVLVAHMGLTTKGTIGAKTALTLDDCVEKIQAICDAGKAINPDIMILCHGGPIAEPEDAAYVLSRTKGVEGFFGASSIERFATEVGIKQQTEAFKNISK; encoded by the coding sequence ATGGCAATGACAACAAGAGCAGAAGTGTTAGCAAAATTAAAATCAGAAGTAGCAGCGGGTAAAGTATTATTGGGAGCGGGAGCAGGGACAGGCATCTCGGCCAAGAGTGCCGAAGCCGGTGGTGTGGACTTGATTATTATATACAATTCGGGGCGTTACCGGATGGCTGGGCGCGGCTCGCTCGCCGGACTGATGGCTTACGGAGATGCGAACCAGATTGTGGTGGACATGGGAAACGAGGTACTGCCGGTCGTGAAGCATACGCCAGTATTGGCGGGTGTTTGCGGCACGGATCCGTTCCGGATCATGGATATTTTCCTCAAGCAGCTTAAGGAGCAAGGATTTGCCGGTGTGCAGAACTTTCCGACGGTTGGCTTGATTGACGGCGTATTCCGGGCGAATCTGGAAGAGACGGGTATGGGCTATGATTTGGAGGTTGAGATGATCCGGAAGGCGCATGAGCTGGATATGCTGACTACTCCGTATGTGTTTGATGTCGATCAAGCGAAGAAGATGGCTGAAGCCGGAGCCGATGTCCTGGTTGCCCATATGGGCCTTACCACCAAAGGAACCATAGGTGCGAAAACAGCATTGACACTCGACGATTGCGTTGAAAAGATTCAAGCGATCTGTGATGCCGGTAAAGCCATTAACCCGGACATTATGATTCTGTGCCATGGTGGTCCGATTGCAGAACCTGAGGATGCGGCGTATGTATTGTCCAGAACCAAGGGAGTCGAGGGATTCTTCGGAGCTTCCAGCATCGAGCGTTTTGCCACCGAGGTCGGCATTAAGCAGCAGACAGAGGCATTCAAGAATATCTCGAAATAA
- a CDS encoding Tm-1-like ATP-binding domain-containing protein, with the protein MKTVAIAGTFDSKGAEFSYVKSVIESLGLKTFMIHSGVFEPMFTPDVSNIEVAAAAGVDIREIAARKDRSAGTEALAQGMEKIVPKLYAEGKFDAMLSFGGTGGTSIVTAGMRALPIGVPKLMVSTVASGNTAPYVGTSDIIMFPSIVDVSGLNSFSTKIFTNAAHAIAGMVQFESAPPMDKKPLIAATMFGVTTPCIDYARAHLELHGYEVLVFHATGTGGQTMESLIEAGYIDGVLDLTTTEWCDELVGGVLAAGPHRLEAAGRCKIPQVVSTGALDMVNFGPYDTVPEAFRERNLYKHNPSVTLMRTTVEENRQLGELIADKLNMSQGPTVLMLPLQGVSMLDVEGEAFHGPEEDNMLFDTLKQRIDRKTVELIEMNTDINDQAFAVAAADKLMELMKRQ; encoded by the coding sequence GTGAAGACGGTAGCTATTGCGGGGACATTTGATTCGAAGGGTGCCGAGTTTTCATACGTTAAATCCGTTATCGAGAGCTTGGGGCTAAAGACGTTTATGATCCACAGCGGTGTGTTTGAGCCGATGTTCACGCCGGATGTATCCAACATCGAAGTTGCAGCGGCAGCTGGTGTGGATATACGTGAGATTGCGGCTCGAAAGGACCGTTCCGCAGGGACTGAAGCATTGGCTCAAGGAATGGAAAAAATCGTACCGAAGCTGTATGCAGAGGGCAAATTTGATGCCATGCTGTCATTCGGCGGCACTGGAGGTACTTCGATCGTCACGGCGGGCATGAGGGCATTGCCGATCGGCGTTCCGAAACTGATGGTGTCCACGGTCGCATCCGGCAATACGGCACCTTATGTGGGGACAAGTGACATTATCATGTTCCCGTCCATCGTGGATGTATCGGGACTGAATTCGTTTTCCACCAAAATATTCACGAACGCGGCACATGCGATTGCCGGTATGGTTCAGTTCGAATCGGCGCCCCCGATGGATAAAAAGCCGCTGATTGCAGCGACGATGTTTGGGGTTACGACCCCGTGCATCGATTATGCCAGGGCGCATCTGGAGTTGCATGGTTATGAAGTGCTAGTATTTCACGCAACAGGTACGGGCGGACAAACGATGGAAAGCCTAATTGAGGCCGGATATATAGACGGTGTGCTGGATTTGACAACAACGGAATGGTGCGATGAGCTGGTGGGAGGCGTTTTGGCGGCTGGTCCGCATCGTCTAGAAGCCGCCGGTCGCTGCAAAATACCGCAGGTCGTATCAACCGGAGCGCTGGATATGGTCAATTTCGGTCCATATGATACCGTGCCGGAGGCATTCCGGGAACGGAATCTGTACAAGCATAACCCCTCGGTTACGCTGATGCGGACCACGGTTGAGGAGAACCGGCAGCTTGGGGAGTTGATTGCAGACAAATTGAATATGTCGCAAGGACCTACCGTACTGATGCTTCCTTTGCAGGGCGTATCGATGCTCGATGTAGAAGGTGAAGCATTCCATGGACCGGAAGAAGATAACATGCTCTTTGATACGTTAAAACAACGCATAGACCGTAAAACCGTTGAATTGATCGAGATGAATACCGACATCAATGATCAAGCTTTTGCCGTGGCTGCGGCCGATAAGCTGATGGAATTGATGAAACGGCAATAA
- a CDS encoding phosphoenolpyruvate hydrolase family protein: protein MITTREQIVDRLHKGIQTQERLIGVAAGAGISAKYAVKGGADLILALNSGRFRQMGLGSLAGFMPYANGNEMVMEFGSREILSVVGDIPVIFGLCGTDPTIQLPDYLASIRGSGFAGIINYPTVGMIDGQFREALEEEGITYLQEVEAIRAAHEQDMFTMAFVFTPEQTKWMLEAGADIICAHLGVTAGGLMGTTKAWSLEKGAEIARNIFEVSDASGRRPIKLVYGGPVHTPIDVQYMYDNTSAMGYVGGSSFERTPTEEAIVDATFRFKATGHLEQDRQLMEKLSGLEEPMDYVAYVKEYVAENYADSISMNELAERIHVSRTHLSALFNREVGCSFPEYIAKYRIHKSQEIMKHSKLSLGRIAELVGYPDYVHFSKTFKKYAGTSPQSYRQHLKDKYT from the coding sequence TTGATAACGACCAGAGAACAAATTGTAGACCGATTACATAAAGGAATACAGACGCAGGAGCGACTGATTGGCGTTGCGGCAGGGGCAGGGATCTCGGCAAAATATGCGGTTAAGGGCGGGGCAGATTTGATACTGGCCCTGAATTCGGGCCGTTTTCGGCAGATGGGGCTTGGCTCCCTGGCGGGTTTCATGCCCTATGCGAACGGCAATGAAATGGTGATGGAATTCGGTTCGCGGGAGATTCTTTCGGTGGTCGGTGACATACCGGTGATCTTCGGTCTGTGCGGGACAGATCCAACCATTCAGCTTCCTGATTACTTGGCATCCATCCGCGGCAGCGGTTTTGCCGGCATAATCAACTATCCGACCGTGGGAATGATTGATGGACAGTTCCGTGAAGCCCTGGAGGAAGAAGGCATCACCTATTTGCAGGAGGTGGAGGCCATTCGGGCTGCCCATGAGCAGGATATGTTTACGATGGCCTTTGTTTTTACTCCGGAGCAGACGAAGTGGATGCTGGAGGCTGGGGCCGATATCATCTGCGCCCATTTAGGCGTCACGGCAGGCGGGTTGATGGGCACCACGAAAGCATGGTCGCTGGAGAAGGGGGCGGAAATCGCCAGAAACATATTTGAAGTAAGTGACGCTTCGGGCAGGCGGCCGATCAAGCTGGTATATGGCGGCCCCGTCCATACGCCGATCGATGTTCAGTATATGTATGACAACACGTCAGCCATGGGTTACGTGGGCGGTTCGAGCTTTGAACGAACACCGACGGAAGAGGCCATCGTGGATGCCACGTTTCGTTTTAAGGCAACGGGCCATCTGGAGCAGGATCGGCAACTGATGGAGAAGCTCTCGGGGCTCGAAGAGCCGATGGATTATGTTGCCTACGTGAAGGAATATGTTGCCGAGAATTACGCGGACTCCATTTCAATGAACGAGCTGGCAGAGCGTATTCATGTTTCTCGAACGCATCTGAGCGCGCTTTTTAACAGGGAAGTGGGATGCAGCTTTCCGGAATATATAGCTAAATACAGGATTCACAAATCACAGGAGATCATGAAGCACAGCAAACTGTCCCTGGGCAGAATAGCCGAGCTCGTGGGCTACCCTGACTATGTTCATTTCAGCAAAACCTTCAAAAAATACGCTGGAACTTCTCCCCAATCCTACCGTCAGCATCTGAAAGACAAATATACATAA
- a CDS encoding pyridoxamine 5'-phosphate oxidase family protein, whose amino-acid sequence MTKCPFRSIITSEEELRDLFGESNHVVKHKAIDRLDHHCKDFIAKSPLLFMSTSDASGYCDASPRGDAPGFVHVMDESWLIIPERPGNRRFDSLRNILSNPRVGIVFVIPGLKETLRVNGSAVLIRDENILEQLSVQGKQPWLGIGVRVEECYMHCAKAFIRSQTWNPDSWISGEQLPNPSRIIADHVNQDRVTEESVTQGLRDSYNKRLY is encoded by the coding sequence ATGACAAAATGTCCTTTTCGGTCCATCATTACATCGGAGGAGGAGCTTCGGGACCTGTTCGGCGAGTCCAATCATGTGGTCAAACATAAGGCGATTGATCGATTGGATCATCACTGTAAAGATTTTATTGCCAAGAGTCCATTGCTATTTATGTCTACTTCGGACGCATCCGGTTACTGCGATGCTTCGCCGAGGGGAGATGCGCCGGGGTTTGTGCATGTGATGGATGAATCCTGGTTGATTATTCCGGAACGGCCGGGCAATCGCCGCTTTGATTCACTGCGAAATATTTTGTCCAACCCTAGGGTCGGCATCGTGTTTGTCATACCGGGATTGAAGGAGACACTGCGAGTCAACGGCAGTGCCGTTCTGATCAGGGACGAAAACATTTTGGAGCAGCTCAGCGTACAAGGCAAACAGCCATGGCTTGGCATCGGAGTACGGGTTGAGGAATGTTATATGCACTGCGCAAAAGCCTTCATACGGTCCCAAACATGGAATCCTGATTCCTGGATATCAGGCGAGCAGCTGCCGAATCCGTCCCGGATCATTGCGGATCATGTGAATCAAGATCGTGTGACGGAGGAATCAGTTACTCAAGGATTACGGGACAGCTACAACAAGCGTCTCTATTGA
- a CDS encoding undecaprenyl-diphosphate phosphatase: MEDFILWLKYLLLGIVQGVTEPIPVSSSGHLIVAQRLMGMEQNGLSFEILTNTASLIAIVFIFRKDLQRLIVNGLSYLRTRKPEYKSDFMFILYIIVGTIPAVIIGLLFKDQIEEIFASVRTVGVALLFTGVALWLIRNLRGRKLDNDLSFKDALIVGLAQAVALIPGISRSGSTVITSIAVGMKQETALRFSFMLYIPISLGGMVLGVSDITSDPNFSSLLIPYLIAFIATLICTYFAMKWFMNIMARGNLKYFAYYCFVVGILLLVFL, encoded by the coding sequence ATGGAAGATTTCATCTTGTGGTTGAAGTACTTGCTGCTGGGTATCGTGCAGGGGGTTACGGAGCCGATTCCGGTATCCTCCAGCGGTCATTTGATTGTCGCGCAGAGACTCATGGGCATGGAGCAGAATGGACTGTCGTTTGAAATTCTGACTAATACGGCATCATTAATTGCGATTGTATTTATCTTTCGCAAGGATTTGCAGAGACTGATCGTGAACGGCCTAAGTTATTTGCGCACACGAAAACCGGAGTATAAATCCGATTTCATGTTTATTCTGTATATTATTGTAGGTACGATTCCGGCCGTCATTATCGGTCTGTTGTTCAAGGATCAGATTGAAGAAATATTTGCCTCTGTACGTACGGTAGGCGTTGCGCTGCTGTTCACGGGGGTCGCTCTTTGGCTGATTCGGAATCTTCGTGGACGCAAGCTGGACAATGACCTGTCATTCAAGGACGCGCTTATCGTAGGTTTAGCCCAGGCGGTTGCGCTGATCCCGGGTATTAGCCGATCCGGTTCGACCGTCATTACGTCGATCGCTGTGGGGATGAAGCAGGAGACAGCGCTTCGGTTTTCCTTTATGCTGTATATTCCTATAAGTCTCGGCGGCATGGTGCTGGGCGTGTCGGATATCACATCGGATCCCAACTTTTCTTCGTTGCTAATCCCTTATCTGATTGCGTTCATTGCTACATTGATCTGTACCTATTTTGCGATGAAATGGTTCATGAATATCATGGCGCGCGGGAATCTGAAGTATTTCGCTTATTATTGCTTTGTTGTCGGTATTTTGCTGCTTGTCTTCTTATAA